CCGCAGCAACTCCTGCGCCGCGCCGGGGTGGGTAGGCGGCTGGCCCTCGGCGGCCAGGTAGGCCAGTTGGGTTTCGCTGAGCGCTTGACCGCGGGCGTAGGTAAAAGTGCGGTCGAGCACGCCCGCCAGGTGGCGCAGGTGGAAGCCCACCGACGCCAGGCCCAGCGGGCGCGCAGCCAACTTGTCGGCCGGAAAGCCGGCCATAATATCCGCTACTTCGGCGCGGGCTTGCAGTAGGGCGTGGGCCACCGGCTGCAACAGCGGCGGCACGGCGGGCAGCGGGCCGCGCAGCCAGACTTCGGGTAGGGTTTTAGGCATGGCAAGCGGGCGGCGCGACTACTCGGGCAGACGCAGGAAGTTAAAATAATAATTGCGCGGCGGGTTGGTGATACCCACACTGTAGAGAGTCAAGCGCAAATAGTCACCGCGTACCCACTCTGCCATTCGGTAGGGCTTATGGCGGACGCGGCCATTTTGTTGGGCGTATTGGGTTAGCTGCAAGCGTACTAGCTGGTGCTGCTGGTACAGCTCGGCCAGCAGCAACTGACCACTGGTGGCGTAGTAGTTTATCTTGGTTACGTCGGCCCCGTGGGTTTTGTGCTTGGTTATTTCCTCCTTAACCAGCCTGAAGGCATTTGCTTCCAACCCATCTGCCAAAGACCGGCTCCGGGCGAGGCTTATGGTGCGGCGGCTGGTGCCGCCCAGCGCCACAAAAGAGGTTCGCGACTGCGCGATACTGGCCCCTACAAACGCCCGCACCCGCGCCGCCCGCTGCCACAAGGAGTCGTACTCGACCTGGTAGGTGCTGGGCACCTCCTGGGCGTGG
The genomic region above belongs to Hymenobacter psoromatis and contains:
- a CDS encoding DinB family protein; this translates as MPKTLPEVWLRGPLPAVPPLLQPVAHALLQARAEVADIMAGFPADKLAARPLGLASVGFHLRHLAGVLDRTFTYARGQALSETQLAYLAAEGQPPTHPGAAQELLRAFDQQVDKALMQLQNTPEASLPDWRGVGRAQLPSTVIGLLVHAAEHTTRHVGQLLVTARLVRSTAASNY